TATGTTGTATTATCCTCAATtaaaaatcaagcaatcaGGTCACTCATGAAAACGGAACTTGGTCACATTCAGAGATGTCTAGTTCAAGACCCTACCTACAAAATCTTTTTAACTTCCAGTATCCAATGTTCGACGTCCAACTGGACTGTCTAGTTGCACATTGGACGTTTTCTCCCAATGTTTTATAACATTGGCCCCAGTTCAAGCGAATGACCACTTATGTCCTTTTATTTTCCGACGTTTTGATGGTGAAAGAACTTGGGCGCAATTTGTGGGCACTTATTCATTGTTACTTGATGTTGTTCTACTGACTCTAAGCAAAGTCAACGACAAATCTCATTGTTAGGGGTCTTAAAAATTTTTTTCAGGCTcatttaagttttaaacgaCTTTGGGCCACTTTTGGGTCAAATCATTTTGCTGCGTTTGCAGGCaaaaaaccatgaaatgaTCTAAACTCGACGGTTTTGAGgatatttcatgaattttcatTATGTGTAGGAACAGTTTATGAGAAATACAATCCTGATGGTACCTTTTTGAACATTATTCTACCCTCATTCTACCAAAACTGACTTATGAAAAgataaaatacattttggtaTTCTCAAATTTGCAATTCTTTTATTTCAAGCAAGAGGATATTTTTGTACTTGGAGAGGAGAGATATGCGAGAAATAATGATCAAACATTTTGTGACAAATTAAACCACCAAAATACTGGGATAATCAATTTGAGCTGCAACTTTTTATAGTTTTGCAACTTATTTTTACATTATCACTACTTGATTTTGGACGAAAATCATaatttaaaaacaaactattttgGCGAGTctcacaaactatttttccgaccccctACTCATTATTGTTAGTTATTGGTTTATTCAAAAGACAACAGTGCAATAAGCATTGAAATCTTTACCTTCCCAATGTTCCAGGTCCTGTTTCCATCCGATTTGAAACACTTTACGGTCCAATTGCCACttcaaaatgatatcaaaaattGGTTCATATAAGCAATAGCCCATCTTTTGAATAGCTTCCAAAGCCGTCAATTGAGAAATTCTTTtcaactgaaaatgatgattatACAGTTTTGAAAAAACCCGCATTTCAAAAAGCTCCTCGCTTAACTTCAAAAGGAGACGTTCATACATGAGATGGATCATTTGCAAAATAcgaagcaaaatgattttcaaagtttCTAAATACTTGAAAAGAGATATCTTGCACATCCTTTCTTTAACTTCAATCCATTTAAATAGCTGGCAATAAGAAAGGTGAAGTGGGCAATGctgctttcaaatcaaatcttggGATCAAATTTCTGGAAACTCTCGTGCCACTCTTGTCAATTATTTTGGGTCAAGATTTGTcactcattcaaaattcaacccaAATTGGGCCAATGAATTGAGAGGAACAAATACGATTGAAATGGGctctaaaaaaatgctaaggttaagaaaaaataatgcatATTTGAGTAATTTAAACTACCCAAAGTACTTAAAGAAGATGCAAAAAACACTATCTGGTGGGTGATTAAACGAGGTACTTGTAATGTAATGTATACGTATAGGTAAGACAAGTGCCGCAGACTGACAATTCACTTCGCAGAGCATCAATGTGATAACTTAAAAACTACCTCTCTAGGGTTTAACAAACAGGCTGCTAGAACAGAGTTCTCAGCATAATTCTCCTCCGGACAATCTAGTCGCAGGCACTGCAAAAACCTGGATGGACCAAGATCCAGGCATCCACTTTCGTGTAAGCATTCGTGAAAATCATCAGAGTAACAGAAATGAACCGCCAATTGACTAGACAAGATGCGCTCCGCGAAACTTTCAAAAGTCCTGCCACTCTCTGCGTGAAGAATTCGCCAATCAAGTATGAAGAAGACAACCAAACCAGTTGGTTCGTCTCTTGTGTGTGATCTAAATGCCGCATTTGATTGCCCATTTGTACATGAAATCGACCACCATTATCGAACCAATAAGGTAAAGCAATCAGAGAGGCCAGAATATCCTCTTGAAGTTGGTCACTCACTTGTTTAGCATAATCGAGTATCCAAACGTAGGGAATGATGTTGTCGTGATTAATGACCAGAGCCTAAAACATAAACAGCACATATTTCAATTCACAACTCCGACCAAGAAGTTCGAAAGTTGCTATGTACATATTTTGGTATGTTAAAAATGTATTCGATTTTCATTACCGCTTCAGTTTTGCCAGTCAGTTCTAAAATCTTTTAGctcaaaattatcaaaagaaaAGCCGGCTTACCTAGTACAAAAATTAGGTCACACAAAAGTGTTGTCTTCGTTGGGAGATTTTCAAGACGCCAATCCAGAGATCACAATAAACATTTTGACTTAGTGTTGTGGCCTCAATGAACTCCAGTCTGCGTGTGAATGTTAGAAATTCGTGGGTCATATTGGCTTCCATTGGCTTCGCCATCCAAGGATGGCACCGAGACACCAAAAGGCACAGAATAAATAACGGATAAACAAGTGCACGTCGATCCCTGATCCTGGGCCTAAAGAGACTGTTTGGTGGTTATCCAATCCTTCTCTGATCCGCCCTCTTTATCTACTGTACAAAACGATTGGTTTGCTTGTCTGACAATGTGTTTTGAGGTGAAAGTTATTCGTGTCAACCAAACGAAAATCGGCTTCTCAGCTTTCAATAAACATAAGGTACTGTAAGCCATTCTTACCTTATTGATGTGCACACAACATCATTTCAATAATCTTTGCCAATATTTTTATAAATTCCTCACTTTTGGTTATTATTTTGTATGAAATGAGTTCCAGAAAGACAAGCTTTTCCTTAAAAATATGTCACATAAATAAGTATAAAACGAAATTCTATTTTAACCCATCCATACATGTATACTGGACCAGCAACTGAGCTGAATACATTTAACTTAAGTGTAATAATAGCGATACTATTGCACTCTTCTTGGAAACACAAGGACGATAAAATCTGCAAGTTcggaatgaactacttcagGGTAATGATTTCGGATCTCTGTGATCATGTCATTTTCTGAGACGCATAAAAGGTTTATACATCTCATGTAACTTTTGAGAGAAAAATACACCGAAATGTTACTTTACCATATCAGCCTTTATACATGATTCCTGATTACAAAAGAAAACTATTCTACGATATGATTCCATTGCACTAGTGTCCTACCTCACAAGGGGATCCCTTCACTTTTTGCTCAGTGCTTCCTTAATGAGGGAACTTTGGAGGGACTCCTCCCTAAGATCTGTCTATAATGCCGTTAAAGGAAGATTTATCAAACGCTCCCTCAAATAACGGGATCATATCATTACCCTCCGAACCATTGCACTTTTATCACGTGCATAATATGATTACTGTCCATTTCATACTTCACTGTTTACTGAGCCCCTCATTCGTCAGACAgaattgatgataaagagtatGGCTGAAAATATTCACGAGGAAAACATATGAACAGAACATACGATGCTAAATGCTCTCACTTTCTTACAAATCGACGTCAAATACAAGTCAAAAAGCCGTCTCACGCTGTTATGAGTAGTGGGGTCATCtggtattgaaaaaaaataggtTTTAAGAGTCGCCATTTCAATCGTCATTCACGAAACCTCACGTAAATGTTAGGAAAAAATAAGTAAAAACCGAATGAGGCCATAAAGGAGCCTAATCAACAATTATGGTGTGATTTCCCGACTGTGATAGTCAGACCCTTCTCGAGCGATGAAAGTTTTAAGAAATATGTTGGTTTTTTCTAGATGCAAAAAGAGTGGATGGCCACTTTGTGGGCCTCAATGTGAGGCCAAAGTAGCTCATAACCCGGAGGTGGTTATCCCAAGCCAAACTGGTAGGTAACAAGTAAATGCAAAATTCGTGGCACGTTGTCCGAGTTTTTAATTTGGACTCATTTTTTAGAGGGTCTCTTCGAAATTGAGTCCTATGAGGAACCGTGCTATCTGTACGAATGTGTCACTCCATTGAGGGCTCTTTTGTTACAGAAGACAGCCCCCAAGAGGTTCAAAAAGGTGAGAGAACAATCCCTAATTCATGAATAAGAGAATTCCAGAAAAAAGAAGATCatgtttcaaacatttttccattcaacTAGATTATGAGTTTGGAGTCCCATTTGGAGAGCCGAAAAGGAACGGAAGCCTGGCAAACATGCCAAGATCGCGTGATTGACGTGATGAAGAAAACCTTAGGTTGGTAATCGATCATCGCAATTAATCATGTATTCCTAATTCCATTGAGCACTTTATGttctttttgcaaatgatAAAGTGAATTAGATTAAAAGATTTCATTCCCATTTTAAGGTGTTATGGTTTTTGAGGTTCTTTATCCACAATTGGACTTTAAAGATGAGAGGATACAGGAACTTGTGGGAATCTTCGAGACCAATTCCATCGAGATCCGATTAGGCCAAACGGAGGTTCACGGCCTCTACGAAATGGGTTCAATGATGGAGCACAGTTGTGTTCCCAACATCAACATGAGCTTTGATGAGAAATTCCACGTGCGTATGCAATGCTGTGATCCTACAGAGCTTATCACATAGCTTTAATGataagagggaaaaaaatatctttcatcTTTAGTTCAAATTGGTCTATTCATTACATTGAATAGTTAAAGACAACCAACTTCTTTCAAGCTTTTATCATCCTAATGAAGGCAGAAACAAATTGATACTTAAAGAATGCACTACAGGATATGTTGATCACCCATTTCtatagcagatattttcgtggcttatccccttgaccgcttgaccgcttcgccttatgcctcaaccaatctgagttgagaatttcggtcgacacAGAatctaattggttcttggaaggggtcaagcggacaagcggtgaagcggatgAGCCACGAAAAGAGCAGCTTATGTCTAATTGAAGATTGCCGAAACCTCTGCATATTATTTCATCTTccatgaatttagattttttaAGGATATTAAATCAGGAGTACGAAATAATGAAGTAACTTTCTGATCCCTGATCATGAAAATGTAAGTCGCACACCAAATGCTGTAATCCATTACTATTATTCCAGCTTACGGCTACTGCCGGAAGAGATATCGAGAAGGGCGAGCACTTGTCCATTATGTACACTCATTGCCTTTGGGGTACTTGGGCCCGACGGGACCATCTTATCAACTACAAGAAGTTCTGGTGCTCTTGCAAAAGGTGCTCAGACCCCTCAGAACTTGGTAAGATCACGTCAATTTTAGCGTTAATTTATTGATGTTGTAATGAACTGAGGATTTCCTACAAACAGAAGTTTTCCAGTTGGAAGGCATCTCACATAAACCCAAAGcactttttatttcattttattttgatttactACTGTTATGAGACTTCATTATCAACTATTTTCATAAGGAAGTAAATTTAAATCTATTTACTATTACTTTATCAAGTCGCCTTCGGCGCCCTGCGAATTTAATCCCTGAGAATTGGTACATAATGCTCTATTTTCATCTGCAATGCATTTGtatatttaaaaaagtgaagcaCAGGATAATTCTAACAAATCATAAACGAAACCCTCAAATCGCCATTCTTAACATATGCTTCAAGTCAGTATATTGGCACAAATGAATGTTGACACACTTAtgataatatttcaaaatgagcatACCAAAAGCATCAAGGGCATATGAACAACAAGTTTGGATGATCCAATTGAAGAGGGCACGCAATGCacttaaaaacaaattgatagattaatttgagttgtttttttttagaggCAAATCCATTTTCTGCTTGGGTagcttgttttcaaattaGAAAGATATAAATATTTGCCAACATAAATACATAttaaaaatggttttaaaCATATTATTAACTCCTTTAAGCAGTATATGTCTCCATTTGATGACGTCAGCTCACATTTTGGGAGGACCCCGGCGTACCTCTCAATAGGGAAGAGAAATTTAAAACCCAAAGTACAAGTCATCATATCATACTtagctttcaaaaaccttACTATAAAAACAGACCGTTCTAAAGGAGGAACAATCGGTCCAGCCGCTGTTTTTTTGAgctaaattattttttttgcacgaTAACTTTAAGATGAAATGAAGCATTCCTTGGTGTGGATAAATGTCTTCGaacttttttgcaaacttgttGCTTTAGACCACTACTTCTATTTCCTGTGTCTTTGGCAAACTCTTGATACTGATTTGACATATGAACAgttctaaaaaaaatgcagacaactttctttccatttccaaatacCAACATAGCTTGACAAAAGGTCATGCAATATTTGCTTTCTCTTATGAGAATGTGAGGATGGTTTAAACATCAATGCATCTATTCAGATATGAGAGTAAATCATCTCAAAATCACGCAGCAATTTCATATAAATCCTCAGGGTAATTTgttaacaaaaaatatcaacacGGGGTTCGTTAGATTTTAGCAAACGACCTGCAGTTTTTCATACTCCATGAAAAGAgaatatatttgaaatgtaCTTGAATTTTAATTACAGGGTATGCttaattgtaattgcaataATTAAATTTCTAGGCCATATTTTTGTAGTTGTAACTAATTGTGTTTTTAAGGTAACTGATACCGGTCTGATAACGCGAAATAAATGAATCAGAACAGCTGGAAATTGAATGCAAGTAATTAGGattattttggacaaataGTCTATTGTAACCATGTAGATTCATAAATCCACAGCTCGTTTTTCGTGTATTTATTTTAAAGTATCTGTTGACCGACATGATCTCGATGAGTTTTAGCAGAATTAAAAGGACATTTTAGGTTGCCATGATATTAGCCATCATTAACTCTCCCTTCCTTACTTTCTATCCAGGCACTGAGTTCTCAACAATTTTACGGAACGGGAAAAAGCTGAGACCAAAGAACCCTTTGGAACCAAACACGTCTTGGGTTTCAACTGATGGAACCAATGAAGTCTCGAGCATTGACGTCCAAAACGACATGACCAGAATTGCTGCCGAGCTCTCCATTCTCCAAATTAGTAAGTCATCAATTGCATTGCTTGAAGTAAGTGAGTACTattgaaattggatctttTAGAGGGCACAGTTCCCGAGTTTCGAGAGTTTCTGGAGAAGTACTCCAAGGAATTACATCCTTGCCATTACCACATGGTGGCTGCCAAGCATAACCTACTCCAAATGCTTGGCCGGGTGGAAGGATTTGTGATCCAGGATATGCCCATGAAAGACgtaagaaatatttgaaaatcttagACACGATACAACCCGAATGTGAAAGGAAATCTGTCTTTTTAGCTGAAGGAAAAGGAGCACTTGTGCCGAGAACTGGTCGAGTTGTGCAAGAAATTGGATCCGTCCGTTTGCCGCCTACAAATCTATTTGGGCGTTTCCTTGTATGAGCTCCACTTTCCGCTCCTTCAATACGGAAAGCGAGCGTGGGAAAGTGGGGATATGTCCACCGAAGAATTTAGGTATgatctttgaaagcattttgaCCCCGACATTTCCACTAAGATTGAACTTTTTATGCCTATTTCTGCCAAATAATATTTGCATATGGATCCATTTTTTGATAGGGATTTCGGGTTTAACTTTAGCTTGAAGGGATAAACGAAAAACAAGATCACTTTCCAACTTGTTTGCTCTTTTATTGTATATCAACTTTCTCATGATAACGTCTTTTCCAACAACTCCAATTTCGgagatttgtcaaaaaataggGTTTAAAAGGATTTATCAGATTGAGCGCACTCACATCCTCTAAATTTGAGACAGCGTTCATATTTTTTGTGGATCAGAGTCCAATAATATGTATGTCTTTCTCAGTCAGAACTAAATAATCATGTGCAGCAAACTGAGAAAATCTACCAATATGGGAAAGTGATTGCGCTGGAAAATGACCATTTTCCCCATCTCATAGGTACAGTATTAATGGATATTGCAGTCAACGACATTAACTGCTAAAATTCCTTTTTGTCGCTTAGATGCATTGAGTTGCGTGCAAGACATTGGGTTGTCTTTTTCTTGTAATATAcctaaatttgaaattccagATATTAATTACATAGATCTAGATGTTTAGCCTATccgaaaattgaataatgcaACTGGAAGTAATGACCTGGGgttaatttcatttgatggaTCACTCAATGTTGAATTGTCAATCCCCGATGTTCTACGTTCATATTCCATGTTCCGTCCATGTTCATAGATAAAAGCTTGCATTTGAAGAGAAACCCGAATTCCAATTACAGGAAGTCTCTCATGGAGCCTCGTGATCTACTTATTGAAACAGCCTCCGTGTTAAGGGACGAGACAAACACCAAGCTACCGGAGGGACAGCTTCGAATGCAAGTGCGTGAAACCCTGACCCAACTGGAGGGTTTCATGAAAACAGTGGGCTGCGACTTCTGAGGATAGatgcttttgattgaaaatgtttggATGTCCATTAATGATATCGCAAGTCATTTTGTTCCTTAGTTTCTCTTCAATTCAGATAGGCTCAAACCTGTTCTTCTCAGTTTTTACTTCAATCTCGTGTCTCTGAAATACAATGCTTATCGATACTGTGGAACTTTATTTGTCATAAGCTAAGAAAACGGCCACAGACCAATATTGTCGCACTGAAGTGGCACTACGATTGCTCACCACCCCTACACCTCACATGCTTGGGAGAAATTGTGATACTTGATGTATCAGTACTGAATTTGAACATCTGAACAAGACAATGATAGTATATTCCataatattttgcaaaatattagaccaatttgaatcaattaactcatttcaaatgtaattaattacaatcacaaatattttcaaattacaattaattacattcaaatacaattcaattacttttttcagaATTTCTCTTTTGTAAAATAGAAGGATTACGTTGCTCTGAATTTGCCATCGTTGCTATTTTTCGAGCTTTCATCAAATGAAGTAGCTTTGGTGCATAGTATCTAATTTGGTCCAAACAAGCTAAACGCCTTGTAATACTGAAATACAAGAACAATGAGGATGCAAATTGAACTTTCTAATCGATATTGGTTGACTATTACTCTTTGGTGATAAATTAGAATCGAAAGTGTTAACAGAAATCACATTCTTTGCAATTTAATGAACACTGGCCATAGGCTCTGCTTAGTATAAAATGGTCagtgatatttttgtttgacgACAGCGCACTGCTCTATCAACGTCAAGTTGGATGAGAATGGCAGGAAGGGAAGCCCAAGTAAAGGAATGAATCAATGAGCAAGATTAGATAAATAACGTTAACAAGGAGCATAAGTCCAATGGTTTGTAAAGATGCACATATTTCGTCTTGCGGATGGAAATGTAATagtaatttgtaattgaaatatctcaatTACATGCattcaaatgtaatgaattAGAATTAGAATTACTCTTTTTCTCACTCtaattaattgcaattacgtaattgtaattgaaattacaACACAGGTCTGCAAAAAAACCACTTCTAACCTCAACTACGGCCTCCAACCTGGTCCTGGGCCTGATAAGGAGGTCTTTGTTCATATTAGCCACTGCATTGAGAATCGATTGCCTTTCACTAGAATCAGTCCAAATTGTCGAAACCTGAAAAGAGCCTGAAGAGAAGAGATGGGAAGTGTGATCAGGAGCTCTATCTTGTTGGAAACCATATGACCTCCCAAGGGCCACAGGATTCACCCAACGTGTGTACACTACCCTCATGACATCCAAGTAGACCTCCTAGTTGATATTTGCGGCCTAGGCAAACTATTGTCGATCCATGCCATCACTCTCGCAAGAAACAGGGAAGAGGACGTGGACCAAGGCTGGACATGTACTCCTTCCTATAATAGGGCAGGGACAACTTTACCACTGGACGTCGTCCTTAGTTTATCTGAATAAAAGTTCCGTTTCCCCCACCCCACCGTCTCTTTcaagtgatgacgtcgtccttgccCTATTCAAGGACCACGttatcactggacagagagGGTGGGGTGGGGGAGCCGCaacttttatccaaatctaccaaatgcattttccttcgcACCATTAGAACTTTAGTTGACTCAGAAAGcgtttgtcaattttgattttaatcgaacgtctgcgtcaaaagcaatgggCTCTTGAAATTCAGTACAAGGTGGGCACAAAATGGCTTGCTTAACGCCATCtcggtaagatcttaccaacgtggtgctaacTCATTCAGTTTGTGTCCTC
This Tigriopus californicus strain San Diego chromosome 12, Tcal_SD_v2.1, whole genome shotgun sequence DNA region includes the following protein-coding sequences:
- the LOC131891911 gene encoding SET domain-containing protein SmydA-8-like isoform X1 yields the protein MGTFEEVEDGNNCAVCKKPAESKCKGCKEVNYCTRNCQKTHWKRHKNECKLLPYKVEKSAELGRFLVATRDIKKGDAIFKEAPLVLGPVAQTLPVCLACYELVDGTYKCKKSGWPLCGPQCEAKVAHNPEVVIPSQTEGLFEIESYEEPCYLYECVTPLRALLLQKTAPKRFKKIMSLESHLESRKGTEAWQTCQDRVIDVMKKTLGVMVFEVLYPQLDFKDERIQELVGIFETNSIEIRLGQTEVHGLYEMGSMMEHSCVPNINMSFDEKFHLTATAGRDIEKGEHLSIMYTHCLWGTWARRDHLINYKKFWCSCKRCSDPSELGTEFSTILRNGKKLRPKNPLEPNTSWVSTDGTNEVSSIDVQNDMTRIAAELSILQIKGTVPEFREFLEKYSKELHPCHYHMVAAKHNLLQMLGRVEGFVIQDMPMKDLKEKEHLCRELVELCKKLDPSVCRLQIYLGVSLYELHFPLLQYGKRAWESGDMSTEEFRKSLMEPRDLLIETASVLRDETNTKLPEGQLRMQVRETLTQLEGFMKTVGCDF